Proteins encoded in a region of the Vicia villosa cultivar HV-30 ecotype Madison, WI linkage group LG5, Vvil1.0, whole genome shotgun sequence genome:
- the LOC131606498 gene encoding non-specific lipid-transfer protein 2-like — translation MARSMKLACVVLVMCMVVVIAPMAESDISCADVIKEFSSCLTYLEAPDNNASPSTQCCGGVKKLLDAATTTADRQAACKCLKSAAGSISKLNTNNAAALPGKCGVSIPYKISTSTNCYNIKF, via the exons atggcaAGAAGCATGAAGTTAGCATGTGTTGTTTTGGTGATGTGCATGGTGGTAGTTATTGCGCCTATGGCAGAAAGTGATATCTCATGTGCAGATGTAATTAAGGAATTTAGTTCATGTCTTACATATCTTGAAGCTCCTGATAATAATGCTAGTCCTTCAACTCAATGCTGTGGAGGAGTGAAGAAGCTTCTTGATGCCGCCACCACCACTGCTGATCGTCAGGCTGCTTGTAAATGCTTGAAGTCAGCAGCCGGTTCTATTTCAAAATTGAATACTAATAATGCTGCTGCCCTCCCAGGCAAATGTGGTGTTAGCATTCCTTACAAGATCAGTACCTCCACCAACTGTTATAA CATTAAGTTTTGA